The genomic DNA TAAGATTACTAAGTTATCATTTTTAGCAAATGTATGAATCCTTAAATAGAGTAACTAATTTTTTCATAAGGTGGGATCCACACTTTACAAAATGCTGACATGTAAAACATAGGCAAGGTTAGTTATCTTTTGGTGGACAAACTAACAACCAGATCCTGAGTCCATGCACAGGAACAAAATATTGATTCTTCTCTTCCTATTTTTAAACTTCCATTTCTATGATCTGCTTTACAAACCCTAAAATTATATTTACATAGGCAATGTGGAGATCTGAGACCATCTTAATTCTTGTGATTTTGATATCTTGTTCGTCGCCATTCGTTTGGGCAATGCGGTTTGAATTAAAATCAGGGAGCACAAAATGCATAACAGAGGACATCAAGAGCAGTTCCATGACCGTCGGAAAGTACTCTGTCATTACCGATGTCAAGCCTATCCCCGAGTCCCATAAAATCACCATCCGGGTACGAATGCCATTATGTTCATCATTCTCTGCATCACATTATGTTCCATGATTTTATGTTGAGTTTTTTTTCTGAGGTAACGGTCAATTGCATAAATTTAAATACTCAACGGTGAATCAGCAACCTCTTGTTAGTGCTATAGCCTAAATGATTGTTGCTAGGTTATGATCAGCGTTGTTTATAAGATAAAAAATTGATATTAATTTAGGGAAAAGAGAAAAACATTGAAGCAAACAGAGGTGGAAGGTTAATTGATAGTAGTCTGAATCCATTCATGTAGGTGACTTCACCGCATGGGAACAACTATCACTATTCGGATCATGTGGATTCAGGGACATACGCGTTTACTGCAGCTGAAACGGGTGATTACATGGCTTGTTTTTGGGCACCTGATCACAAGCCTGCAGTCACTCTCTCTGTCGATTTTGACTGGAAATCAGGCGTTGCTGCAAAAGATTGGTCCAAGGTTGCTAAGAAAGGGCAAATTGATGTAAGTACTTTATAAATTTTTATGCTACCAGGTATCTGCAGACGATGAATGTCTTGAGCGGTCATTTTCATTTTACCATTTATAGAGATTATAAGCTGCATTGTTTTCTGTTTTGTCTCCCTAGGTCATGGAACTTGAGCTCAAGAAACTGTATGATACTGTCATATCGTTCACGATGAGATGTTCTATCTCCGTGAAAGGTAAGAAAAGAAACTCATCGACACAGCTTATGATCACTGCTTTGCTAATTATAATCTCTACAAGTTCTGGTGATCGTAGGGAGGAAGAAATGCAAGCACTTAACCGatcaactaattcaaatatggcgACTTTTAGCATTCTGTCTCTGCTGGTTTGCTTATCGGTGGCTGGATTGCAGTTATGGCATCTGAAGACATTTTTCGAGAGGAAGAAGCTCCTTTAGTTTTACATCCACCGGAACATTTTGGTTCTGGGCCTTAAGTTTTTGTACTGTGAGGTTCAGGGTGTGCTGATTGTGTGTTTCAATACAATTTTGAAGCTGAACTCCTAATAGGCACATCTTATAACATTGTCTTGTTGTTGCATTAAACATTTTAACCACATTTCTAAAGATTAAGGAATCTAACTTAGAAGGGTAACATGTAAAATCCCAATACATAATGCATACAAATGCCCTTTTACTTTTGTGCTACTTTAAAAACCGGTGAAACTATATTAAACACACTCACACGCCTGCCTTAGCGGACAACGGTGCTATAACATATACTCCTACCAACTTGGCTGAGATACACCTGCCGCAATGAGCTACCGCAATGAAACGTTACGGCTGTTGTATCTCATCCAACGATGGTTGGGGATAAGTTCCCTTGAAAGTATTATGGAGATATAAGACTCTTCTTGTGTTAAGTTGATCTGCAGATTTTAATCTTGGTAATTCCATATTCAGTTTTTTAACCCTAATACAAAGAGAACAAATGGCCAGTAACTTATATATGATGACTACAGAAACACATTGGCAGGATGGATCCCTTTCAAGTTGTAGTTTTCCTTGGCTTTccaatttcttcatcatacatCAAACTGAGTACAATTTTATATTTaccaatctggatttgtttagCTATGGTAAGGGAAAAGCTATTTCCGAGCAGTTGTGTTGCATTTTCTCACCTGTAATCTCAAATTGTAGCATAGTCCAATTCCAAATGCTACAAATGCATCCAAGGGCTTTGATTCCGTTAACTGGGAACTGGGTTATTACTTATTACCATACCTACGGCTAACCATACTAACAATTCCAACAAAATCAGAAATCTATTCAAAAGGTATTTTTTGTAAAACAACACAGAAGGTCTGGAAATTGTTTATTAAAAATCACACTTATTGTGCACATAAAACAACTTTATTTTAGCCACATCCTGCCATTGCGCGAAGGCAAGGGCTCAAATCACACGATGGAAAATTACTTAGAAATAAAAGCATGCCTCCTTTATGTAGTAGATAGAAGCAGCAGATATATTAAGCAGATCCATTAAGGCCCTGCTCAATCATCATAGTGCTTGCGCTGGTGATGCTGGCGGTatttcttcttctcatcatcatcatcagagtCATTATCGCCCTGCCAATTTATAATAAGAATGAAGACGAATCAGAGAAAAgtttcttaattatttaattacccTATGCTGATAACAGCTGACACACTATAATACTACTAACAGTTGACACACTATAATACTACTAGTACAACATAGTACCTAGTACCTACCCACATACATACCCAAGATGGCTCTCTTATGCCATATCATTTACAATCCATTTGAATTCAATAGCATAATCATTAAACTTCATAATCAAACCAAAAGTTGGTAATTGGCTTGAGCCTTGAATATAATTTAGTTTTCGCAAGTTGAAACTCAATTGCTGTATTCTTCtgtccatatatatatataaagcaGTATACTCGAAAGCAAATCGATgaacaaaaattaaaaatgagAGGAGACATTTTTTCCCATAGGCTTAAAACTGCATGAAAAAATCGTGTAACAATATCTAAATTGTGTATTATGTTATGTATTTGGTAGAAGAAAAGTTTTCATTTCAGGTTGGTGTAATTGCTTCATGTAACTTGAATATACCGTATACGTATGTATACGGAATTTAAGATATATAAACATTTGAAATAATGTTAGATGCGACTAAAAAACTAAATATAGGATACATATTCAAACTTTCAAAGTTTCTAACTTGACCTTTTATACAATAATAAATGATGGAAAGTCCCCATTCAAGAAAGGTAACAATTAAGGTTTTATGTTACTTAACAGGTCATACTATTTCTTCCTCACATCCATAGGTATACTTTTCAAGTAGGCTAAACTGTTATTACACAAACAAATtgaatatatattatatatgaaTGAGTCGTCGACTTCTCCTTTAATTTGAGAAATAAACATGCACACAAAAGTTTGCACAACAGTAAACTACAAGACAATTCTGAAGCCTAAATATAATCCTTACATTATTTAAGAGGTTTTTGGTGTTACAAAAAATTTATAACCCCAGCTAAGAGCAAGCATGTCAAATTGTCAATGTTAAGGTTATGACCATATTTTCAGAACCACTACATAAAACCTCGGTCCAATTCTTGTTTCTAAACTAGCTTTCAATGAACTAAATTTTTTCGGATGGTGAAGTGACACGGTAATCTATAACTATGTGTGGGCTATAGCTATTCTATTATCATATTAAAGGAATATGTATGCATTAGATTTGCTCTGGATCTAACTTATCTATAGTCATTGCAATATTTAAGTTAAAGCCCATATACCAAAggcttcttcttcctttcttcTGTCTACTAGTTGACGACTGATCATTGTGTATATCCGGTTCTACATTTTAAAACTAACATATGATATCACCATGCATTAGAGTTGCTCATTTGCAGGCACAAGTCACATACAAGTTAATCAAAATGCAGCATCTATGTAAAAACAAACAACTTGAATTAAAAAGGATTGAGGATATATCGAAACTCACATATTTCTTGTGCCCATATCttttcttcttctcatcatcactatcatcaccgCCTCCACGTCTCTCGTAGCTAGGCTTCCTATACTCCTCTTCCTCCGAACGCCCATACCCCGATCCTCCATACCCCTCACTCACACGAGATTCATGACCCCCATACTCAGTCCTCTCTGACCTCCCACCATAACCACCCGACCCATATTCAGAACTAGGATTCCTCCCATACTCTTCACTCTCAGTCTTCCTCCCATACCCAGACCCATACTCCTCCGACTCATTCTTCCTCCCATAACCCGACCCGTAACCCGACCCAGTTTGCTCATGCTGCTCATACTCACTCTTCCTCCCATACCCACCACCACCCGACCCATACTCACCACCACCACCACCTGACCCATACCCGGCACCACCACCAACCGACCCGTACCCGGCACCACCAACCGACCCGTACCCGGCACCACCAACCGACCCATAACCCGCACCAGCACCCGACCCATACTCCTCCGACTCACTCTTCCTCCCATACCCACCACCACCCGACCCGTACCCGCATCCACCGCCCGACCCGTATTCACTATCATGACCCGACTTCCTCCCATGCCCGCCAGACCCACCACCATACCCACTCTCATCAACCCCACCACCAGAAGCACCGGGTCGAGACCCGGGTCGGGTCGCGGGTCGGTTATAGCTCTTATACTCATCATCAACAGCATCACTCCCATAAGCAGAAGGCTTAGCTTGAGTAGAATACTGAGGCCGATTATAATCAAACCCACCACCACCAGACCCAGCTGAATTAGCACGGTAACATGTCTCCTCAGACGGCGGCAAAGGGCGGCCGTAAGTCAGATGAATGTCATAACCGCCACCGTACGGCGTCGGATCGTAGGCGTCGAAATCATCAACTTCGTCCTCGCCGTGGTGGCCTTTTGGATAATACGA from Apium graveolens cultivar Ventura chromosome 5, ASM990537v1, whole genome shotgun sequence includes the following:
- the LOC141661823 gene encoding uncharacterized protein LOC141661823 produces the protein MSYYPKGHHGEDEVDDFDAYDPTPYGGGYDIHLTYGRPLPPSEETCYRANSAGSGGGGFDYNRPQYSTQAKPSAYGSDAVDDEYKSYNRPATRPGSRPGASGGGVDESGYGGGSGGHGRKSGHDSEYGSGGGCGYGSGGGGYGRKSESEEYGSGAGAGYGSVGGAGYGSVGGAGYGSVGGGAGYGSGGGGGEYGSGGGGYGRKSEYEQHEQTGSGYGSGYGRKNESEEYGSGYGRKTESEEYGRNPSSEYGSGGYGGRSERTEYGGHESRVSEGYGGSGYGRSEEEEYRKPSYERRGGGDDSDDEKKKRYGHKKYGDNDSDDDDEKKKYRQHHQRKHYDD